In Sulfuriferula plumbiphila, the genomic window GCAGGAAAGCATCGCGCTGGTGCGCAAGAGCGTAAGCGATTTTCCGCTGCAATTCCAGAATTTCAGGGATTGACCGGCTTTGAAAGCGCACGGGTTGAGCGTTGTTAAAGACGCTTTCAGCTTTCCCGCGTGACAGGCATCTGCTATTCTGTCCGGGTGTTTAAGCAGGCTTGCCGGGAGCAACGATCAAATGATTATTCGTGAAATTCTGACTATCAAGGGTGGCGACATATTCGCCATCAAGCCTGATCAACTGGTTTCAGAAGCGGTTGCGGTTATGGTGGAACACGATGTCGGTTCGTTAATCGTGCGTCAGGATGGCACCATGGTCGGGCTACTTACCGAGCGCGATGTTCTGCGCGGATTGAACGTGCGCGGCTGCGCACTGATTGCGGTAAAAGTCAGCGAGATGATGGTCACTGAACCCATCATCGGCAACCCGGACGACACAGTGGACTACGTGCGCGGCGTGATGACAGAAAACCGCATCAGCCATCTGCCGGTGATGGAAGGCGAAACGCTGCTTGGAGTGATTTCTTTCCATGACGTGGCGCGTGCCTGCCTCAACGCAGCAGACTTTGAAAACCGCCTGCTCAAGCGCTATATCAAGCACTGGCCGGAATAATCAAAGACTCAACGGATTGCTTCAATCAGAAACTTCTTGTCCTGTATATTCGGTGTGATCAACGCGTAGCCCTGCATTTGCCAGTGAACCAGCTCGGGTATGGCGCTGGGTACGATCTCAATGAAATCCTGAAAATCCTTCGCGTTATAGCCGTAATCTTCAGCGGCATAGCCGCATACCTTGAAGCTCACTCCAAGGTCGGCGTAATAGCGCATCCTGTCCACGGCGTCTTTGTATTTTGCCGCGTTCTTCCTGGCCACCGTGACAATTTCCGTACCATGAATGACCACCTTGATATCCAGCTGCTCAGGTGAGTAGCTGTAGGGTTCGTCCAGCAGCGGGTTCATCAGGGAGCGAATCCAGTACAAGGCGCTGCCGATTTTTTGCGGATCATCCAGATAAAAATCAAATACGACCTTGGCCGGTTTGTAGGGGGTTTTGACGATCTTCGCGTTGGCCAGGGCGGGCGTTGCCAACGCCAGCAGCGAAGCAATAAACAGGCGCCTTTTCATGACTACTCTCCCGATCTGAGGATAGTCTGTTTATAGACCCTATCCTGTTTAAGGATTCAAGCTGCTTAAAATTTGTCGATAAGCCGTTAAGCGTGCCGGCGTTATGCTGCCGGCAGCGGCAGCTTCTGCCACGGCACAGCCGGGTTCGTGCTGATGGCGGCAATTGCTGAAGCGGCAATGGCCAATATGCGGACGGAACTCGACAAAGTACTGGTCGAGCTGTTCCGGCTGAATGTGATTTAGTCCGAACTCCTGCATTCCTGGCGAATCAATCAACCTGCCCGACGCGCCCAGTTTATACATGCGTGCGCCGGTGGTGGTGTGGCGGCCTGAATCCAGCGCCTCGGATATCTCCCCGACAGGGGTGTGTGCTTCAGGTACCAGTGCGTTGATCAGGCTGGATTTACCCATGCCGGATTGACCTACGAAGACACTGGTTTGCCCTGACAGATAAGGGCGTAACGGGCTTATGTCGTGGTGGGCAGAGAGCGCAAGTACCGGATAGCCCAGCTTTATGTAGGGTTCAAGACGGCGCTGTGCCGCATGCGCGGGTTCTCCCAGGTCGTATTTATTCAGACAGATGAGCGCCGGGATGGCGGCTGCTTCAGCAGCAACCAGGCAGCGGTTGACCAGCAAATCATAAAAGCTGGGAACCGGGGCTACGACGATGACGATGCGTGACACATTGGCGGCAATCAGCTTGCTGCGATGCGCGACCGAGCGATGCAGCAGATTTTCGCGTGGCAGAATGGATTCGATGACGCCCTGTGCGGCGCACGTGGGCAGAAAAACAACGCGATCTCCACAGGCGATACCGCTGCGCTTGCCACGCGACACGCATGCGATCAGTGTGTTCCCAGCTTCAACCTGGTAGTGCCTGCCGAAGGTGGCGGTAACCAGTCCCTGCATGGGCGTTGAAGTAGTCATAGGGGCGGGGGACAGGCATGGCGGATCATGCTCTCTTTCACTTGGCCGTACGGTTGCGGAACAGGGTGCCTTAAAACCTCGGAAATTTTCGTACGGAGTGGAATGCTACAGGTGGAACAGGGCATCTATCTTGGCAGCGCAGATGAAGTCGTTTTCAGACAGGCCGGCCAGTGCATGGGTAGTGTATTGCACACGGCACTGGTTATAGCCGAGATTGATATCGGGATGATGGTTTTCACGGTGGGATATCCAGGCCACCGCATTCACGAATGCCATGGTTTGGTAGTGGTCCTTGAAACGGTAGGTTTTTGCGATTAGGACGCCGTTCTGTTCCCAGCCGTCCAGTTGCGCCAACAGCGCGGTGATTTCAGCCTGGCTCAGCGCAGCTGCGCCCCCCTCGCAGGGCTTGCAGGATTTAGCGGTGAGATCGCATACGCCAGTCATGATGGATTACTTGAACTTGTAATATTGCTGGTTCAGGTAGGCATCCACATGCATCTCATCCTGCGGAAACCAGTTGGCGCCGGTATTGGCATTGCATGCGGCTACGCGCGCGGCGAGTTGCTGGGCATTTTTGACCTTGTGATCGGCACGGGTATAGATTTTGGAGCCGTCGCCGCCGACCATCGAGGCATGGCAACTCACGCAGGATTTATCCACCAGCATTTTACCGATTTTCGGGTCGCCCTTGTCGAACGGAGCGGCGTAGAGCGGAGCAGTGGCAAGCAGCAATGCGACAGCAGCAGGCAAAGATTTCATTTAGAACTCCTTGTACAGATTGGATTCAGGCTAATTATGCACCGCAGTCTGCAAACGCGCTATGCGCTGTTGTGCATCCGGGTGAGAGTTATAAAACATGGCATACAACGGGTCGGGGGTGAGTGTGGAGGCATTGTCCCGATACAGCTTGGTCAACGCACTGACCAGGCTTTGCGCGCGCGTTTGCACGGCGGCGTATTGGTCTGCCTCGAACTCATGCTTGCGTGAATACAAACTGGACAGTGGCTGCAGCAGAAAAGTGAATACCGGCAACACCAGAAAAAACAGCACCAGCGCCATGCCTGTGTCCTGGCTTGTCACATTCAGGCCGCTAAAAAACCAGGTTTGCGTCATGAGCCAGTTGAGCACCCACAAAAACACCAGGCTGGCTGCAAACACCCACGCCATGCGCTTGACCACGTGACGGCGCTTGAAATGGCCCAGTTCGTGGGCGAGCACGGCTTCCACCTCGTCCGCCTCCAGGTGTTTCAGCAGGGTATCAAACAGCACAATGCGTTTGGTTTTGCCAAAGCCGGTGAAATAGGCATTGCCATGGCTGCTGCGTTTGGAGCCATCCATCACGAATAAACCCTGCGCGGTGAAGCCGCATTTATGCAACAGCTGTTCGATGCGTGATTTCAGCGTGCCGCCCGGCAGCGGCTCAAAACGGTTGAACAGCGGCGCAATGAAAGTCGGATAGATAGCGAGCAGGGTGAGATTAAAGCCCACCCATACCAGCCATGCATATAGCCACCACAGCGCACCCGACGCATGCATCAGCCACAGCACGGCAAACAGCAACGGCAGCCCCAGCAGCAGTCCAAGCGTGGTCTGCATCAACAGATCCACCAAAAAACGTTTAGGCGTCATGGTGTTAAAGCCGAAGCGGTTTTCGATGACGAACTTGCGGTATAGATCCAGCGGCAGTTCCACGGCAGCGCCAATCAGCATCACGCCGCCGATGAGCAGGATATTGCGCGCCATATCCGAGGCGAGTATGCCGCCGAGCGTGTCATCCAGCCATTGCAGCCCGCCGCCCAGGGTAAACGTCAGCAATAATGCGGCTTCCAGCGCAATTTGCAGAAGCGAAAGGCGGGTTTTGATAATCGTGTAGTCTGCTGCTTTATGGTGCTGAGTGAGGGAAATGGTGTCGGCAAACGCGCTGGGTACCGCGCTACGGTGGGCAGCGACATAACGCAGATGGCGCAGCGCCAGCCAGATCCGTACCGATACGCTGATCGTCAAGGCGGTGATGAAGATGAGTGTGAATGTATTCATGGTGCGATTATGACACAATCGCCTTTTTTAACTTTGAATGAACATGATGGCTCAAGATAACAACAACCTGGTCTGGATAGACATGGAAATGTCCGGTTTGCTCCCCGAGAGCGACCGCATTCTCGAAGTGGCGCTGGTGGTGACCGATGCCCAGCTCAACACCGTGGCTGAAGCGCCGGTGCTGGTAGTGCATCAGTCCGACGCAGTGCTTGACGCTATGGACAGCTGGAACAGGGGCACCCATGGCCGCTCCGGGCTGATTGACAAGGTCAAGTCATCCGCCCTGGATGAGGCGGCAGTGGAGAACCAGATGCTTGAATTTTTGGCGCAACATGTGGGAAAAGGCATCTCGCCCATGTGCGGCAATTCAATCTGCCAGGATCGCCGTTTTCTGGCGCGCTACATGCCCAAACTGGAGGCCTACTTCCACTACCGCAACCTGGATGTGAGCACCCTCAAAGAGCTGGTCAAACGCTGGAAGCCCGCGGTCGCCAAAGGTTTTGTCAAGGAAAGCAAGCACGAAGCGCTGGCCGACATTTACGATTCCATTGTCGAACTCAAATTTTACCGCGACAACTTCATTAACCTGGCGTGAAGCATGGCCAATAATCCGCATCGCCGCGGCGGCATCATTATGCTGCTGATCGCCTGGGCGCTATTGTTTGCCGGGGCTTACTGGTTGTTTGAACTGCGCCTGGCGCACAACGCCAATCCCAATCGTGCCGAAGTGCTGGCACTGCAGCACGGTGAAGTGCGTCTGCAACGCAATCAGGATGGGCATTACCTGGCACAGGGGGAGATCAACGGCCATCCGGTCACATTTCTGGTGGACACCGGCGCGACACGCGTTGCCATGTCTCCCGGCCTTGCGGAAAAACTGGCTTTGGCACACGGCCCGGCGGTCAACGTACAAACCGCCAATGGTGCCACGCGCGCCTACCAGACCCGCCTGCGAACCGTGCGCCTGGGGGCAATCGAGGTGCGTGATGTGGCGGCATTGATTACCGCAGGTCTGGATGACGACACGGTATTGCTGGGGATGAGCTTCCTCAAACAGCTGGAATTCACCCAGCGCGGTTCCGAACTCACGCTCAAGCCGCTGAGCCAGTCTTGACCCCGTATACCATCGTTATTCCGGGTCAAACTCAGAATTTCTCATCCGCAGCAAGATAGCGCCACTGTCCAACCGGCAACTCCCCCAGTTTCACCCCGCCGATGCGCACGCGCTTCAAGCCCGCCACCTTGAGTCCGACCAATTCGCACATGCGGCGAATCTGGCGCTTTTTGCCCTCGCGCAGGATAAAGCTCAGCTGATCCTGGTTCTGCCACGACACCCGCGCCGGGCGTAGCGCCACATCGTCCAGTTTCAAACCGTGGTTGAGCAATTTGAGCCCTTCTGCGGCGAGTTTTCCCTGTACCCGCACCAGGTATTCCTTGTCCACACTCGAATCATCAGCAATCAGCTGCTTGGCAATCCGCCCATCCTGCGTCAGCACCAGCAGGCCCGTGGAATCAATATCCAGCCGCCCGGCGGGCGCCAGCCCGCGCGCGTGCTCGTTGGAAAAACGTATCCCCGAGCGGTCGTCAGCATAATGATTCGCCGCCGTCACCAGCGTGGCAGCGGGCCTGTAACCGTCCTCCGCCTGGGCAGATACAAATCCCACCGGCTTGTTCAGCAAGATCGTAACCCGACCGCCTTGCTCGCGCTGCGCTTGCCTGGCGAGCTCGATGGTACAACTGGGCAGCACCTTGCTGCCCAGTTCGTTGACCAGTATGCCGTCCACCTTCACCCAGCCGCGCTCAATATAGACATCCGCCTCGCGCCGGGAGCACAGACCACGTTCAGACATGAGTTTGGAGAGTCGAATTGTTTCCACAGGGCAGGCCAGTTCAAAAGCCAGGATTTTACGCGATACCGGGCGCGAAACGCGCAATTTGTTTGACGGCAAAAGCCCGCTGTGATTAAATGCGCGCCTTGTTGGGCGGTTAGCTCAGCGGTAGAGCACTGCCTTCACACGGCAGGGGTCGCAAGTTCAAACCTTGCACCGCCCACCAAATCAATGCTTGTAACGGCACTGGTTTCGAAGTCCGCGTTGTGCAGAAGATATCGTATCTTCCTTGATGCTTCGCTATCTTGAAAATCTTTTTTCTTCGTTCGCTTTATCCTATCCGCTTAAGCTTGCGAGACGAAATTCCGGGAGGGAAGGTTCAATGCTTCGCCTCATGGATCAGGCGCCCACATTCGCTGTTTTTTCCAGGGCCGGTGTCAACTAACGGAATGATTGCCAGGAAAGGATTGATGGCAGCCAGGGCAAGCGCACCCGCGCTGCGCAATACCAGCCTGGTTTTATCCAGCGATACCTCTGGCCTGGCGAATTTGCCACGAATGTAGATCGGACTGCGCAACGCCAGCGGGCTGAAAACTTTGGTATGGGGTTGCAAATCGAGACTCAGGGTTTCTTGTGCCATATTAATATCACCGCTACCGATGATGGTGGTGATCTGGGTATCCAGCACCATGGTCTTGGTTTGCATGACGCCTTGCTTGACATCGAAATCAGCCACAGCGCAGTTCAATTTGATGACTTTGTCGCCGGTCATTTTTAGCTGCAATATCTCCCACAGGTGCAAACCAATTGTCTCCAGCATCAGTTTGCTGATTTCGCCGCCGTCTATAACCAGCACTACCTTGCCATTGGCGCTGGCGAGCATTTGGCTGACAGCGTTACCCGTGCCACTGAGATCAAAGTCACCGTTAACCTGACCAATACTGGTTTTGTTCAGCTTGATGGTTGGGAACAGCTGGTTGAGCAAAATTTTTCGTGCACGAATTTTTAATTTGGCCTGAATCGGGTCGTGCTGGCCATTGAGCGTAATGGCACCTGCAAGCGTGCCGCCCGCGACACCAAAATCCAGCGGGTCGAGGGTCAATACCGAATTGTTCATTTGCACGCGCGTCACCAGGTTTTGGATAGGCAGGGCGCGTGCCCGCTGGATGCGTTTCGCCCGGATTTTTACATCGGCATCTACACTGTTCCAGCGTTCGGTGCGGAAAGGCAATTCAGGCAGTACGTCGCGTTTATTCGAGGCGGAGACAGGCACGGTGTGTGCAGTCTGTCGCGCTGGGTTAACCGGATTAGGAACAGGGGCCTTGCCCTTATTTTGATTGCTCATACCTATCGGTGATCCCAGGTCGGCCAGATCCAGCATCTGAAATGTTAGATTGCCCTGTAAAAACGGGCGTTTCCCGCCGCTATCGACTTGCATGTTGCCAGCGACGTCGCTTTTGCCAACGCGTCCCGTGAATTTTTCATAGCGCCATTGCTGTGCGTTGTGCAGCAGGTGTCCCTTGGTCAAATAGACAGGTGTGCGTGGCATGGCAATGCCTATCAGGGGATACAGCTGATCGAGGCTGGCGCCGCTCAGCGTCATGTTCAAGTCAACAGCGCGAAAGCGGGTCAGGCTGGTAACGGTGCCTACCGCATGCAGGTGTGTATGCCCGAGAGTCGCCTTGATATTGAGCGGATAGGGCGTGGTTTCATCACTCAGTGCGAGAACTGAGCCGCCACTGCCGCTGGCCGTTAATGGCAAGCCTTTGTAGTCGCCTTGCGCGGCAAATACAATGTCAGCTGACGCAACGCCATGCGACATGGTTTGACGCGTGGAAAGGGCCGCCTGAATGTGCGTATTGTGCGCGCGATCGATGTAACTGATATGGCCGTTATCCAGCACGATACGATCAATTTTGACCTGGGCGTTTTCATCTTTCTGATTGCGATCCAGCAGCCAATTCCTGCGACCATCCAGGCTTTGTTCGAGAAATACTTGTGGCTGTTCCAGTCTGACCGTAGATACCCCGTAATGGCGCCTGAGCAGCTGCGGCAAACTGATATCGCCATCCATGCGCTTTACCGTAAACATCAGCGGCTGCCTGGCCCAGGCCGGATTGGCAAAGGTGACATCGGCAACCTGAATCCGGGTGAGCGGCCAGCCCAGTTTGACGTTGAGGTTTCCGTTGATAATCAGAGCGCGCCCGGTTTTTTCGGTCACGGCACGCTCGATGGGATGACGCAGCCAATTCCAGTCGAAAAAAATGATGAATACAACAATGACCACGGCTATCGCA contains:
- a CDS encoding CBS domain-containing protein — protein: MIIREILTIKGGDIFAIKPDQLVSEAVAVMVEHDVGSLIVRQDGTMVGLLTERDVLRGLNVRGCALIAVKVSEMMVTEPIIGNPDDTVDYVRGVMTENRISHLPVMEGETLLGVISFHDVARACLNAADFENRLLKRYIKHWPE
- a CDS encoding DsrE family protein translates to MKRRLFIASLLALATPALANAKIVKTPYKPAKVVFDFYLDDPQKIGSALYWIRSLMNPLLDEPYSYSPEQLDIKVVIHGTEIVTVARKNAAKYKDAVDRMRYYADLGVSFKVCGYAAEDYGYNAKDFQDFIEIVPSAIPELVHWQMQGYALITPNIQDKKFLIEAIR
- the rsgA gene encoding ribosome small subunit-dependent GTPase A codes for the protein MTTSTPMQGLVTATFGRHYQVEAGNTLIACVSRGKRSGIACGDRVVFLPTCAAQGVIESILPRENLLHRSVAHRSKLIAANVSRIVIVVAPVPSFYDLLVNRCLVAAEAAAIPALICLNKYDLGEPAHAAQRRLEPYIKLGYPVLALSAHHDISPLRPYLSGQTSVFVGQSGMGKSSLINALVPEAHTPVGEISEALDSGRHTTTGARMYKLGASGRLIDSPGMQEFGLNHIQPEQLDQYFVEFRPHIGHCRFSNCRHQHEPGCAVAEAAAAGSITPARLTAYRQILSSLNP
- a CDS encoding 4a-hydroxytetrahydrobiopterin dehydratase, which translates into the protein MTGVCDLTAKSCKPCEGGAAALSQAEITALLAQLDGWEQNGVLIAKTYRFKDHYQTMAFVNAVAWISHRENHHPDINLGYNQCRVQYTTHALAGLSENDFICAAKIDALFHL
- a CDS encoding cytochrome c, giving the protein MKSLPAAVALLLATAPLYAAPFDKGDPKIGKMLVDKSCVSCHASMVGGDGSKIYTRADHKVKNAQQLAARVAACNANTGANWFPQDEMHVDAYLNQQYYKFK
- a CDS encoding M48 family metallopeptidase, whose protein sequence is MNTFTLIFITALTISVSVRIWLALRHLRYVAAHRSAVPSAFADTISLTQHHKAADYTIIKTRLSLLQIALEAALLLTFTLGGGLQWLDDTLGGILASDMARNILLIGGVMLIGAAVELPLDLYRKFVIENRFGFNTMTPKRFLVDLLMQTTLGLLLGLPLLFAVLWLMHASGALWWLYAWLVWVGFNLTLLAIYPTFIAPLFNRFEPLPGGTLKSRIEQLLHKCGFTAQGLFVMDGSKRSSHGNAYFTGFGKTKRIVLFDTLLKHLEADEVEAVLAHELGHFKRRHVVKRMAWVFAASLVFLWVLNWLMTQTWFFSGLNVTSQDTGMALVLFFLVLPVFTFLLQPLSSLYSRKHEFEADQYAAVQTRAQSLVSALTKLYRDNASTLTPDPLYAMFYNSHPDAQQRIARLQTAVHN
- the orn gene encoding oligoribonuclease — translated: MAQDNNNLVWIDMEMSGLLPESDRILEVALVVTDAQLNTVAEAPVLVVHQSDAVLDAMDSWNRGTHGRSGLIDKVKSSALDEAAVENQMLEFLAQHVGKGISPMCGNSICQDRRFLARYMPKLEAYFHYRNLDVSTLKELVKRWKPAVAKGFVKESKHEALADIYDSIVELKFYRDNFINLA
- a CDS encoding retropepsin-like aspartic protease family protein, which gives rise to MANNPHRRGGIIMLLIAWALLFAGAYWLFELRLAHNANPNRAEVLALQHGEVRLQRNQDGHYLAQGEINGHPVTFLVDTGATRVAMSPGLAEKLALAHGPAVNVQTANGATRAYQTRLRTVRLGAIEVRDVAALITAGLDDDTVLLGMSFLKQLEFTQRGSELTLKPLSQS
- a CDS encoding pseudouridine synthase encodes the protein METIRLSKLMSERGLCSRREADVYIERGWVKVDGILVNELGSKVLPSCTIELARQAQREQGGRVTILLNKPVGFVSAQAEDGYRPAATLVTAANHYADDRSGIRFSNEHARGLAPAGRLDIDSTGLLVLTQDGRIAKQLIADDSSVDKEYLVRVQGKLAAEGLKLLNHGLKLDDVALRPARVSWQNQDQLSFILREGKKRQIRRMCELVGLKVAGLKRVRIGGVKLGELPVGQWRYLAADEKF
- a CDS encoding AsmA family protein, producing MLRRILGWLGYIVAAIAVVIVVFIIFFDWNWLRHPIERAVTEKTGRALIINGNLNVKLGWPLTRIQVADVTFANPAWARQPLMFTVKRMDGDISLPQLLRRHYGVSTVRLEQPQVFLEQSLDGRRNWLLDRNQKDENAQVKIDRIVLDNGHISYIDRAHNTHIQAALSTRQTMSHGVASADIVFAAQGDYKGLPLTASGSGGSVLALSDETTPYPLNIKATLGHTHLHAVGTVTSLTRFRAVDLNMTLSGASLDQLYPLIGIAMPRTPVYLTKGHLLHNAQQWRYEKFTGRVGKSDVAGNMQVDSGGKRPFLQGNLTFQMLDLADLGSPIGMSNQNKGKAPVPNPVNPARQTAHTVPVSASNKRDVLPELPFRTERWNSVDADVKIRAKRIQRARALPIQNLVTRVQMNNSVLTLDPLDFGVAGGTLAGAITLNGQHDPIQAKLKIRARKILLNQLFPTIKLNKTSIGQVNGDFDLSGTGNAVSQMLASANGKVVLVIDGGEISKLMLETIGLHLWEILQLKMTGDKVIKLNCAVADFDVKQGVMQTKTMVLDTQITTIIGSGDINMAQETLSLDLQPHTKVFSPLALRSPIYIRGKFARPEVSLDKTRLVLRSAGALALAAINPFLAIIPLVDTGPGKNSECGRLIHEAKH